A stretch of Mytilus edulis chromosome 11, xbMytEdul2.2, whole genome shotgun sequence DNA encodes these proteins:
- the LOC139495633 gene encoding uncharacterized protein isoform X2, producing MMHNTISFIIHHSGHKDQLQHTSQSSVDVQSSTVNEEMEEVWRNRLDFHFNAISDASIPAAAPVTVVHEMVQNRTDLTVRSDEQEPPQKKPKKKTADDVYSLQCQVLERKLIKTNLQIQLYERLHSKLDDNLTTGLLSFLEQ from the exons ATGATGCACAACACCATATCCTTCATAATCCATCATTCAGGACACAAAG ACCAATTACAACACACATCACAGTCCAGTGTGGATGTGCAATCCAGTACCGTGAATGAGGAGATGGAGGAAGTATGGAGAAATCGCCTGGACTTTCATTTTAATGCCATCAGTGATGCCTCAATTCCTGCAGCAGCCCCAGTGACAGTTGTTCACGAGATGGTACAGAACAGGACTGACCTGACTGTTAG ATCTGATGAACAGGAGCCACCACAAAAGAAACCCAAGAAGAAGACGGCTGATGATGTATACAGTCTGCAGTGTCAAGTTTTGGAGAGAAAACTGATTAAAACCAACCTCCAAATTCAGTTATATGAAAGACTTCACAGCAAGCTTGATGACAATCTTACTACAGGGTTGCTGTCTTTCTTGGAGCAGTAG
- the LOC139495633 gene encoding uncharacterized protein isoform X1 encodes MKDTASFRGVPGGQETVIEGPEDQLQHTSQSSVDVQSSTVNEEMEEVWRNRLDFHFNAISDASIPAAAPVTVVHEMVQNRTDLTVRSDEQEPPQKKPKKKTADDVYSLQCQVLERKLIKTNLQIQLYERLHSKLDDNLTTGLLSFLEQ; translated from the exons ATGAAAGACACTGCCTCTTTCCGTGGGGTTCCCGGTGGTCAGGAAACTGTAATTGAGGGACCAGAAg ACCAATTACAACACACATCACAGTCCAGTGTGGATGTGCAATCCAGTACCGTGAATGAGGAGATGGAGGAAGTATGGAGAAATCGCCTGGACTTTCATTTTAATGCCATCAGTGATGCCTCAATTCCTGCAGCAGCCCCAGTGACAGTTGTTCACGAGATGGTACAGAACAGGACTGACCTGACTGTTAG ATCTGATGAACAGGAGCCACCACAAAAGAAACCCAAGAAGAAGACGGCTGATGATGTATACAGTCTGCAGTGTCAAGTTTTGGAGAGAAAACTGATTAAAACCAACCTCCAAATTCAGTTATATGAAAGACTTCACAGCAAGCTTGATGACAATCTTACTACAGGGTTGCTGTCTTTCTTGGAGCAGTAG
- the LOC139494276 gene encoding beta-2-glycoprotein 1-like, whose protein sequence is MNTNIIIKPIKFLPKIVTCPDLAQVNSATITAETDQNYQGKITYACNTGYELKSGDLIRQCQDDKAWSGSPPVCEIVTCPDLAPVNFATITAETGKNYRGKITYACKTGNALKSGDLIRQCQDDKAWSGSPPVCEEVSCPDLAQVNSATITAETGKNYQGKITYACNTGYELKSGDLTRQCQDDKAWSGSPPVCGRIITPANCQGRPRRGRR, encoded by the exons ATgaatacaaatataattataaaaccaATTAAATTCTTACCAA AGATAGTAACTTGTCCAGACCTTGCTCAAGTAAACTCCGCCACTATAACTGCGGAGACAGATCAAAACTACCAAGGCAAAATAACTTACGCTTGTAACACAGGCTATGAATTGAAGTCTGGTGACCTGATCCGTCAATGTCAGGATGATAAAGCCTGGAGTGGAAGTCCTCCAGTCTGTG AGATAGTAACTTGTCCAGACCTTGCTCCAGTAAACTTCGCCACTATAACTGCTGAGACAGGTAAAAACTACCGAGGCAAAATAACTTACGCTTGTAAAACAGGCAATGCATTGAAGTCTGGTGACCTGATCCGTCAATGTCAGGATGATAAAGCCTGGAGTGGAAGTCCCCCAGTCTGTG AGGAAGTATCTTGTCCAGACCTTGCTCAAGTAAACTCCGCCACTATAACTGCTGAGACAGGTAAAAACTACCAAGGCAAAATAACTTACGCTTGTAACACAGGCTATGAATTGAAGTCTGGTGACCTGACTCGTCAATGTCAGGATGATAAAGCCTGGAGTGGAAGTCCTCCAGTCTGCG GCCGTATCATCACACCTGCTAACTGCCAAGGGCGCCCTAGAAGGGGGAGGAGATGA